In Rosa chinensis cultivar Old Blush chromosome 1, RchiOBHm-V2, whole genome shotgun sequence, a genomic segment contains:
- the LOC112167764 gene encoding uncharacterized protein LOC112167764, whose amino-acid sequence MERERDRASGSINCPPWFDGEDYSQWKIMMRAFLYSQDEHMWNVVENGWVHPTKLENPKASESSDSKRIPKPRSEWSESEIRDCNHDFKARNSLFTALSKKERVRISQCERAKKAWDLLQVTYEGNKRVRAQKLQRLVLEFENMSMGTDESIDDFHARLINVTSQCHSLGDPFEEHRIVKKFLRSLPPSFQSKQTAIEEAQDIDNYSLDELVGNLKTFEMRINPEKKVKNVAFNSIKKEEETEVSTEDLAYLTKQFKKFFKSRNSSGPGSKNSFDSSSKRSLPSENSFERNFKSNKLLQKKNFSEKPKCFECGGIGHLAVDCGNKKYSSRMGKALKSTWSDSESDTHSENEEKNLALTSTLHNESSHESDDEEHSDEEMDGKYKELYAASRSILKKNHLQSEEIVLIKREKKKAEDRLESCTKEWESERSDLVDQVKTLQVELKSQTFLASSLASENESLKLELEDAQQKFSRFSIGSDKLSKMIGMGKPDNEKKGIRL is encoded by the coding sequence ATGGAACGTGAGCGCGATCGAGCCTCGGGTTCGATTAACTGTCCCCCTTGGTTTGATGGGGAAGATTATTCTCAATGGAAAATCATGATGAGAGCTTTCCTTTACTCTCAAGATGAACATATGTGGAACGTTGTTGAGAATGGATGGGTTCACCCAACTAAACTTGAAAATCCTAAAGCTAGTGAATCCTCTGATTCTAAAAGGATTCCTAAACCAAGGTCTGAATGGAGTGAATCTGAGATTCGGGATTGTAATCACGATTTCAAGGCAAGGAACAGTTTGTTCACCGCCTTGTCAAAAAAGGAGAGAGTTAGAATTAGTCAGTGTGAGAGAGCCAAGAAAGCTTGGGATCTTCTCCAAGTTACTTATGAGGGTAATAAACGGGTTAGAGCTCAAAAACTTCAGAGGTTGGTCTTAGAGTTTGAAAACATGTCAATGGGGACTGACGAGTCAATAGATGATTTTCATGCTAGACTTATCAATGTGACAAGTCAGTGTCATAGCCTTGGTGATCCATTTGAAGAACATCGTATTGTTAAGAAATTCCTTAGGTCTCTTCCACCTAGTTTTCAGTCCAAGCAAACAGCCATAGAGGAGGCCCAAGACATTGACAATTATTCCTTGGATGAACTTGTGGGGAATCTCAAGACTTTTGAGATGAGGATTAATCCTGAAAAAAAGGTGAAAAATGTTGCCTTTAATTCTatcaaaaaggaagaagaaactgAGGTTAGCACAGAAGACTTGGCCTATTTGACTAAACAGTTCAAAAAATTCTTTAAGTCTAGAAACTCTAGTGGTCCGGGCTCAAAAAATTCTTTTGACTCTAGTTCAAAACGCAGCCTGCCTTCTGAAAATTCTTTTGAAAGAAACTTCAAATCAAACAAACTTTTACAAAAGAAAAACTTCAGTGAAAAACCTAAATGTTTTGAGTGTGGTGGGATTGGGCATCTAGCTGTTGACTGTGGAAATAAAAAGTATAGCTCACGTATGGGAAAAGCTTTGAAATCCACTTGGAGTGATAGTGAGTCAGATACTCACTCTGAGAATGAGGAAAAGAATCTTGCACTTACCTCAACTCTTCATAACGAATCCTCCCATGAATCAGACGATGAGGAGCATTCGGATGAAGAGATGGATGGTAAGTACAAAGAACTTTATGCAGCGTCCAGATCAATTCTCAAGAAAAACCATCTGCAAAGTGAAGAGATTGTCTTGatcaaaagagagaaaaagaaagctgAGGATAGGTTGGAGTCATGTACCAAAGAGTGGGAAAGTGAAAGATCTGACTTGGTTGATCAGGTAAAGACTCTTCAGGTAGAATTAAAATCTCAAACCTTTCTTGCTAGTTCTTTAGCTTCAGAAAACGAGTCTCTAAAGCTTGAGTTGGAAGATGCTCAGCAAAAGTTCTCTAGGTTCTCAATTGGGTCAGACAAATTGTCTAAGATGATTGGAATGGGTAAACCTGATAATGAAAAAAAAGGGATTAGGCTATAA